From one Catenuloplanes nepalensis genomic stretch:
- a CDS encoding family 2B encapsulin nanocompartment shell protein, translated as MDTVGTRPAENGDQPQRRSLGPEAARNLATTTKTAPQMQGITSRWLLKLLPWVQVSGGVYRVNRRLSVAIGDGRVTFTSTGSQVKVVPMELAELPPLRGFSDANALAALAERFQQREYGPGEIIVTEGQTQDRVYLIAHGKVNKIGAGEYGDQTVLGLLADGDYFGEQVLTGTPGRWKYSIRTITSCTVLELPAQAMQQLNGQAEPLRAHMQRLAAAPSRPQNKHGEAAIEMASGHDGEPDLPATYVDYETSPREYELSVAQTVLRVHSRVADLYNEPMDQIEQQLRLTVEALRERQEHEMVNNRDFGLLHNADLKQRIYTRSGPPTPDDMDELLALVWKDPTFFLAHPRTIAAFGRECSKRGVYPSAIDVAGHQVPAWRGIPIFPCNKIGVSDRRTSSIMLMRAGEDKQGVVGLHQTGIPDEYQPGLNVRFMGITEQAIIQYLVSAYYSTAVLVPDALGILENVELGRED; from the coding sequence CTGGACACGGTCGGGACCCGGCCCGCGGAGAACGGCGACCAGCCGCAGCGGCGGTCCCTCGGGCCGGAGGCCGCTCGAAATCTGGCCACCACCACCAAGACCGCGCCCCAGATGCAGGGGATCACCTCGCGGTGGCTGCTGAAGCTGCTGCCCTGGGTGCAGGTCTCCGGCGGCGTCTACCGGGTCAACCGGCGGCTCAGCGTGGCGATCGGCGACGGGCGCGTGACGTTCACGTCGACCGGCTCGCAGGTCAAGGTCGTGCCGATGGAGCTGGCCGAGCTGCCGCCGCTGCGCGGGTTCTCCGACGCGAACGCGCTGGCCGCGCTGGCCGAGCGATTCCAGCAGCGGGAGTACGGGCCCGGCGAGATCATCGTGACCGAGGGGCAGACGCAGGACCGCGTCTACCTGATCGCGCACGGCAAGGTGAACAAGATCGGGGCCGGCGAGTACGGCGACCAGACCGTGCTCGGGCTGCTCGCGGACGGCGACTACTTCGGTGAGCAGGTGCTGACCGGCACGCCGGGCCGCTGGAAGTACAGCATCAGGACGATCACCTCCTGCACCGTGCTGGAGCTGCCCGCGCAGGCGATGCAGCAGCTCAACGGCCAGGCGGAGCCGCTGCGCGCGCACATGCAGCGGCTGGCGGCGGCGCCGTCGCGACCGCAGAACAAGCACGGCGAGGCCGCGATCGAGATGGCGTCCGGCCACGACGGCGAGCCGGACCTGCCGGCCACCTACGTGGACTACGAGACGTCGCCGCGCGAGTACGAGCTGAGCGTGGCGCAGACCGTGCTGCGCGTGCACAGCCGGGTCGCGGACCTCTACAACGAGCCGATGGACCAGATCGAGCAGCAGCTCCGGCTGACCGTCGAGGCGCTGCGCGAGCGCCAGGAGCACGAGATGGTCAACAACCGCGACTTCGGGCTGCTGCACAACGCGGACCTGAAGCAGCGCATCTACACCCGGTCCGGCCCGCCGACGCCGGACGACATGGACGAGCTGCTCGCGCTGGTGTGGAAGGACCCGACGTTCTTCCTGGCGCACCCGCGCACGATCGCGGCGTTCGGCCGGGAGTGCAGCAAGCGCGGCGTCTACCCGAGCGCGATCGACGTGGCGGGCCACCAGGTCCCGGCCTGGCGCGGCATTCCGATCTTCCCGTGCAACAAGATCGGCGTGTCCGACCGGCGGACCAGCTCGATCATGCTGATGCGCGCGGGCGAGGACAAGCAGGGCGTGGTCGGCCTGCACCAGACCGGCATCCCGGACGAGTACCAGCCGGGCCTCAACGTGCGGTTCATGGGCATCACCGAGCAGGCCATCATCCAGTACCTGGTCAGCGCGTACTACTCCACGGCCGTGCTGGTCCCGGACGCGCTGGGCATCCTGGAGAACGTCGAACTCGGTCGTGAGGACTGA
- a CDS encoding GNAT family N-acetyltransferase, producing the protein MLSPRCEVRRPTPADAETIFAVIRAHQLARIGRVDYTLTDVQDELRSPEGDLGRDAWLIFEDGTAAGWGWAWPSGDGLVDMDVFTVDDALADWLWATVRERAAEIGRERGWATVTGDVGVFREDTSTAERLTGYGFEVGTVYHRLRIDHAGQRALPVVPPGFRVENGLDSEQVRRDAHAVREAAFHDHYGHVRKSFDEWTASLESGDVHDWSFLNVLYTDAGDAAGLVLRSTQFVPDERCGYLRLLGVHPAFQGRGLGRWLLRHAFAEDARDGWAGTILHVDTDPRRPALGLYLSEGMRVVQIIDAWRRPM; encoded by the coding sequence GTGCTATCCCCACGGTGCGAGGTGCGCCGCCCCACCCCGGCGGACGCCGAGACGATCTTCGCGGTGATCCGGGCCCATCAGCTGGCCCGGATCGGGCGCGTCGACTACACGCTCACCGACGTCCAGGACGAGCTGCGCTCACCCGAGGGGGACCTCGGCCGGGACGCCTGGCTGATCTTCGAGGACGGGACCGCGGCCGGCTGGGGCTGGGCGTGGCCGAGCGGCGACGGGCTCGTCGACATGGACGTGTTCACGGTGGACGACGCGCTCGCGGACTGGCTCTGGGCCACCGTGCGCGAGCGCGCGGCCGAGATCGGGCGGGAGCGCGGCTGGGCCACCGTGACCGGCGACGTCGGCGTGTTCCGGGAGGACACGTCCACCGCCGAGCGGCTCACCGGCTACGGCTTCGAGGTGGGAACCGTCTACCACCGGCTGCGGATCGACCATGCCGGGCAGCGAGCGCTCCCGGTCGTACCCCCGGGATTCAGGGTTGAGAACGGTCTTGATTCTGAGCAGGTGCGACGCGATGCGCATGCCGTGCGCGAGGCCGCGTTCCACGATCACTACGGGCACGTGCGGAAGAGCTTCGACGAGTGGACGGCCTCGCTCGAGTCCGGGGACGTGCACGACTGGTCGTTCCTGAACGTGCTCTACACCGACGCGGGCGACGCGGCCGGGCTGGTGCTGCGCTCCACCCAGTTCGTGCCGGACGAGCGGTGTGGCTATCTGCGACTGCTCGGCGTGCATCCCGCGTTCCAGGGGCGCGGGCTGGGACGATGGCTGCTGCGGCACGCGTTCGCGGAGGACGCCCGGGACGGCTGGGCCGGCACGATCCTGCACGTGGACACGGATCCGCGGCGCCCGGCGCTCGGTCTGTACCTGTCCGAGGGCATGCGCGTCGTCCAGATCATCGACGCCTGGCGGCGTCCCATGTAA
- a CDS encoding maleylpyruvate isomerase family mycothiol-dependent enzyme: MSSAEQLLEARLTALGELWAVWAAHGHDLDAARWTRPTRLEGWDVKALFAHLAAWPHGFAQMLDLVRPDEPTHHSATALLRDLNRPGGLAALQAPRVAQGAREAAQQHTPAQLTAAFAEVGPRALAGARTLGPVVVDYFGIARLTLTEAAGIGIVESTVHLLDLQRALGREPSVPSAPLAQTADILAAIPSPIAFIEAATGRATGPLFPLVT; the protein is encoded by the coding sequence ATGTCCTCTGCGGAGCAGTTGCTCGAGGCGCGCCTGACCGCGCTCGGCGAGCTGTGGGCGGTGTGGGCGGCGCACGGACACGATCTGGACGCCGCCCGCTGGACCCGCCCCACCCGGCTGGAAGGCTGGGACGTCAAGGCCCTCTTCGCCCACCTCGCCGCGTGGCCGCACGGCTTCGCGCAGATGCTCGACCTGGTCCGCCCCGACGAGCCCACCCACCACTCCGCCACCGCCCTGCTGCGCGACCTGAACCGCCCCGGCGGCCTGGCCGCGCTCCAGGCCCCACGCGTCGCCCAGGGCGCACGCGAGGCCGCCCAGCAGCACACGCCCGCGCAGTTGACCGCCGCGTTCGCGGAGGTCGGCCCGCGCGCGCTGGCCGGTGCCCGCACGCTCGGCCCGGTCGTCGTCGACTACTTCGGCATAGCCCGCCTGACCCTCACCGAGGCCGCCGGCATCGGCATCGTGGAGTCCACCGTCCACCTGCTGGATCTGCAGCGCGCACTCGGCCGGGAGCCTTCCGTCCCATCGGCGCCCCTGGCGCAGACCGCGGACATCCTGGCCGCGATCCCGTCCCCGATCGCCTTCATCGAGGCCGCCACCGGCCGCGCCACCGGACCGCTGTTCCCGCTCGTCACCTGA
- a CDS encoding LacI family DNA-binding transcriptional regulator, whose translation MADEVGVSRSTVSNAYGRPDQLSPELRERILSAARRLGYAGPNPTARSLRRGRAGAIGVLFTDELSYAFKDPFAVRFLQGLSLAAERHSTGLLLIPVPDDPEAARAAVRNAAVDGFCVFCVAEGHPARQAIFERGLPVVGTELLSTEAEMFAAGIDEAAATRTAGAHLTALGHHRVTIVADMLHPALGPLDQPIRSLEDISYQGERERLRGYQEAWDKAGLDWGEVEMINVPGNSREAGLAGAATALDRRDRPTALVAFSDVIALGALDALRARGLRPGRDVSVIGFDDIPQAAEAGLTTVRQPAKEKGRIAGELLLDPPATAEGRRVALPTELIVRASTGPAPDGRN comes from the coding sequence GTGGCGGATGAGGTCGGCGTGTCCCGCAGCACGGTCTCGAATGCGTACGGGCGGCCCGACCAGCTCTCGCCGGAGCTGCGCGAGCGCATCCTCAGCGCGGCCCGCCGGCTCGGCTACGCCGGTCCGAACCCGACCGCGCGGTCGCTGCGCCGCGGCCGGGCCGGCGCGATCGGCGTGCTCTTCACGGACGAGCTGTCCTACGCGTTCAAGGACCCGTTCGCGGTGCGCTTCCTGCAGGGACTGTCCCTCGCGGCGGAGCGGCACTCGACCGGGCTGCTGCTCATCCCGGTCCCGGACGACCCGGAGGCCGCGCGGGCCGCCGTGCGCAACGCGGCGGTCGACGGCTTCTGCGTGTTCTGCGTGGCCGAGGGGCACCCGGCACGCCAGGCGATCTTCGAGCGCGGGCTGCCCGTGGTCGGCACCGAGCTGCTGTCCACCGAGGCGGAGATGTTCGCGGCCGGCATCGATGAGGCGGCCGCGACCCGCACCGCCGGCGCGCACCTGACCGCGCTGGGCCACCACCGCGTGACGATCGTCGCGGACATGCTGCACCCGGCGCTCGGCCCGCTGGACCAGCCGATCCGCAGCCTCGAGGACATCTCCTACCAGGGCGAGCGCGAACGGTTGCGCGGTTACCAGGAGGCCTGGGACAAGGCCGGCCTGGACTGGGGCGAGGTAGAGATGATCAACGTACCGGGCAACAGCCGCGAGGCCGGGCTGGCGGGAGCCGCCACCGCGCTCGACCGGCGCGACCGGCCGACCGCGCTGGTCGCGTTCAGCGACGTGATCGCGCTCGGCGCGCTGGACGCGCTGCGCGCCCGCGGCCTGCGCCCGGGCCGGGACGTGTCGGTGATCGGGTTCGACGACATCCCGCAGGCGGCCGAGGCGGGCCTGACCACGGTCCGCCAACCGGCCAAGGAGAAGGGCCGCATCGCGGGTGAGCTGCTGCTCGACCCGCCGGCCACCGCCGAGGGGCGCCGCGTGGCGCTCCCCACCGAGCTCATCGTCCGGGCCAGCACCGGCCCGGCCCCCGACGGGAGGAACTGA
- a CDS encoding family 2B encapsulin nanocompartment shell protein, producing MTVLLDREVGEPRRSLGPAAARNLATTTKTRPHNAEDSPRWLLRMLPWTPVKGGAYRVNRRARYQTGDGRVRFVNDGTAVRVLPGTLREIPALSLFVDISGLSRLADRFVQREYAPGAIIAAEGESADRLLLLAHGKASRLRTGEYGDAVRLGMIADGDHVGGEALTSTLLGSQRGVPITFPHTVRAETACTVLELSADALLSLDGPLRTDLIGHLRTWVAGMSAVKRNKFGETDIALASGHHGEPDLPGTFADYELTPREYELSLAQTVLRVHTRIADLYNNPMSQAEEQLRITITALRERQEDELVNNHDFGLLHNADLTQRVATRGGAPTPDDLDELISRRRRTRVILAHPRAIAAIGREVNKRGLAPPAVEVEGRLVPSWRGVPILPCDKIPVTEAGTTSIIAMRLGVEDQGVVGLIPKDLPHETEPGVNVRYMGVGANAITSYLVSNYFSAAVLTPDALGVLEHVEIGTTS from the coding sequence ATGACGGTCCTCCTCGATCGGGAGGTCGGCGAACCGCGGCGGTCCCTCGGGCCCGCCGCGGCGCGGAACCTCGCCACCACCACGAAGACGCGGCCGCACAACGCGGAGGACTCACCGCGGTGGCTGCTGCGCATGCTGCCGTGGACGCCGGTCAAGGGCGGTGCGTACCGGGTCAACCGGCGGGCCCGATACCAGACCGGCGACGGGCGGGTGCGGTTCGTCAACGACGGCACCGCGGTGCGGGTGCTCCCGGGCACGCTGCGCGAGATCCCGGCCCTGTCCCTTTTTGTTGATATTTCCGGACTTTCTCGTCTGGCGGACCGGTTCGTCCAGCGGGAGTACGCGCCCGGCGCGATCATCGCCGCGGAAGGAGAGTCGGCCGACCGGCTCCTCCTGCTCGCGCACGGCAAGGCGTCCCGGCTGCGGACCGGCGAGTACGGCGACGCGGTGCGGCTCGGCATGATCGCGGACGGGGACCACGTGGGCGGTGAGGCGCTGACCTCGACGCTGCTCGGGTCGCAGCGCGGTGTGCCGATCACGTTCCCGCACACCGTCCGCGCGGAGACCGCGTGCACGGTGCTGGAACTCTCCGCGGACGCGCTGCTGTCGCTCGACGGTCCACTCCGCACCGATCTGATCGGACATCTGCGGACGTGGGTCGCCGGGATGTCCGCGGTCAAGCGGAACAAGTTCGGCGAGACGGACATCGCGCTGGCCAGCGGCCACCACGGCGAGCCGGACCTGCCCGGCACGTTCGCCGACTACGAGCTCACACCACGCGAGTACGAACTGAGCCTCGCCCAGACCGTGCTACGCGTCCACACCCGGATCGCCGACCTCTACAACAACCCGATGAGCCAGGCCGAGGAGCAGCTGCGGATCACCATCACCGCACTGCGGGAGCGGCAGGAGGACGAGCTGGTCAACAACCACGACTTCGGCCTGCTGCACAACGCGGACCTGACCCAGCGCGTCGCCACCCGCGGCGGCGCGCCCACGCCGGACGACCTGGACGAGCTGATCTCCCGCCGCCGTAGGACCAGGGTGATCCTGGCGCACCCGCGCGCGATCGCCGCGATCGGCCGGGAGGTCAACAAGCGCGGCCTGGCCCCGCCCGCGGTCGAGGTCGAGGGCCGGCTCGTCCCGTCCTGGCGCGGCGTCCCGATCCTGCCCTGCGACAAGATCCCGGTGACCGAGGCGGGCACCACCTCGATCATCGCGATGCGGCTCGGCGTGGAGGACCAGGGCGTGGTCGGCCTGATCCCGAAGGACCTGCCGCACGAGACCGAACCCGGCGTCAACGTCCGGTACATGGGCGTCGGCGCGAACGCGATCACGTCGTACCTGGTCAGCAACTACTTCTCGGCCGCGGTGCTGACCCCGGACGCGCTCGGCGTCCTCGAACACGTCGAGATCGGCACGACGTCGTGA
- a CDS encoding glycosyltransferase family 39 protein, whose amino-acid sequence MRHARLLAPAVVPAVLLLVTALISITGPGFSWDEVATADIARRTPSEIWALMRHVDGVLGPYYLLMHAWTGLAGMSEAALRLPQVIAMALAAGLTGELGRRLFTPLTGLTAGLLLALMPNSFRYAAEARPYAFSVLFSALSLLLLHVALRRPVWWRWAVYGVSVLLLGLSHIVGASVLAAHAVIVFRRGRGLITAWALTASVTSLLLAPLVLLGTGQQAHQVSWIKPLSMAILRRSPAEIIGSASAAWLLIGLVLALAWRSRFVELCALCAAPMIALASYSLLIGPLWVPRYLLVVLPPLALLAAAIVCTAPAPPSAPPSATPTATPSATPLSRAGSPPRSGDRGSRCRAWPPVVVTLVVLFAVAWPEHRQQRGDLAKNGADYRALTRLIAARDRPGDAILYQDDNRALRAGVDFYYLGDPARPADVLLARSAGQAGRLTAVEHTDVPAHLAGVTRVWFVVSSTGPGDPLIHKPHAAPVLRTDFRRAGLFTVHGATVAFYQRIR is encoded by the coding sequence ATGCGTCACGCCCGACTCCTCGCACCGGCCGTGGTGCCCGCGGTGCTGCTGCTGGTCACCGCGCTGATCAGCATCACCGGGCCGGGCTTCAGCTGGGACGAGGTCGCCACCGCGGACATCGCGCGGCGCACCCCGTCCGAGATCTGGGCGCTGATGCGGCACGTCGACGGCGTGCTCGGGCCCTACTACCTGCTCATGCACGCCTGGACCGGACTGGCCGGGATGTCCGAGGCCGCGCTGCGGCTGCCACAGGTGATCGCGATGGCGCTGGCCGCCGGTCTCACCGGCGAGCTGGGCCGCCGCCTGTTCACCCCGCTCACCGGCCTCACCGCCGGTCTGCTGCTGGCCCTCATGCCCAATTCGTTCCGGTACGCGGCGGAGGCCCGCCCGTACGCGTTCAGCGTGCTCTTCTCCGCCCTGTCCCTGCTGCTGTTGCACGTGGCACTGCGGCGGCCGGTGTGGTGGCGGTGGGCCGTTTACGGCGTGTCGGTCCTGCTGCTGGGCCTGAGCCACATCGTGGGCGCGTCGGTGCTGGCCGCCCATGCGGTGATCGTCTTCCGTCGAGGCCGCGGCCTGATCACGGCGTGGGCGCTCACGGCGTCCGTGACGTCGCTGCTGCTCGCGCCGCTGGTGCTGCTCGGCACCGGCCAGCAGGCCCACCAGGTGAGCTGGATCAAGCCGCTCTCCATGGCCATCCTGCGCCGCTCCCCCGCCGAGATCATCGGCTCCGCCTCGGCCGCGTGGCTGCTGATCGGCCTGGTGCTCGCGCTCGCCTGGCGCTCCCGTTTCGTCGAGCTGTGCGCGCTGTGCGCGGCGCCGATGATCGCGCTCGCGTCGTATTCGCTGCTCATCGGGCCACTGTGGGTGCCGCGCTACCTGCTGGTGGTGCTGCCGCCGCTGGCCCTGCTGGCCGCCGCGATCGTGTGCACCGCCCCCGCCCCGCCCTCCGCCCCGCCCTCCGCCACGCCCACCGCCACGCCCTCTGCCACGCCGCTGTCGCGAGCCGGATCACCGCCTCGCTCCGGCGACCGGGGATCGCGGTGCCGTGCGTGGCCGCCGGTCGTCGTGACGCTCGTGGTGCTGTTCGCCGTCGCCTGGCCGGAGCACCGGCAGCAGCGCGGCGACCTGGCGAAGAACGGCGCCGACTACCGCGCGCTGACCCGCCTGATCGCGGCCCGCGACCGCCCCGGCGACGCCATCCTCTACCAGGACGACAACCGCGCGCTCCGGGCCGGCGTCGACTTCTACTACCTCGGCGACCCGGCCCGCCCGGCCGACGTGCTGCTGGCCCGCAGCGCGGGCCAGGCCGGCCGGCTGACCGCGGTCGAACACACGGACGTGCCCGCCCACCTGGCCGGCGTCACCCGCGTCTGGTTCGTGGTCTCCTCCACCGGCCCCGGGGATCCACTGATCCACAAGCCGCACGCCGCCCCGGTGCTCCGCACCGACTTCCGCCGGGCGGGCCTGTTCACGGTCCACGGCGCGACGGTCGCCTTCTACCAGCGCATCAGGTGA
- a CDS encoding phosphoesterase PA-phosphatase: MSVAAPEKTTVDRLARVITEVFAPTIWAVTMPFVFAIEQTRSVTGVWWALLAAIPCALIPYGIVRYGVMRGALTDHHIGRREQRRTPLLLAIASVLAGLLLIWLLKAPSHLIGIIVVMLGVLTLVMLSNLVWKLSVHAAVAAASTTGLIWLFGPVLLIGVPVVAAVAWSRVRLADHTWLQVAAGTAGGAAVAMLLGPLFF, encoded by the coding sequence ATGAGCGTCGCCGCCCCCGAGAAGACCACTGTGGACAGACTCGCCCGGGTGATCACCGAGGTGTTCGCGCCGACGATCTGGGCCGTGACCATGCCGTTCGTCTTCGCGATCGAGCAGACCCGGTCCGTAACCGGTGTCTGGTGGGCGCTGCTGGCCGCCATACCCTGCGCGCTGATCCCGTACGGCATCGTCCGGTACGGCGTGATGCGGGGCGCGCTCACCGACCACCACATCGGACGCCGGGAACAGCGCCGCACCCCGCTGCTGCTCGCGATCGCCTCGGTCCTCGCCGGCCTGCTGCTGATCTGGCTGCTCAAGGCGCCGAGCCACCTGATCGGCATCATCGTCGTCATGCTCGGCGTGCTGACGCTCGTCATGCTCAGCAACCTGGTCTGGAAGCTCAGCGTGCACGCGGCCGTCGCCGCCGCCTCCACCACCGGCCTGATCTGGCTCTTCGGGCCCGTGCTGCTGATCGGAGTGCCGGTCGTCGCGGCCGTCGCCTGGTCCCGCGTCCGGCTCGCCGACCACACCTGGCTGCAGGTCGCGGCCGGGACCGCCGGCGGCGCCGCCGTCGCCATGCTGCTCGGCCCGCTGTTCTTCTGA
- a CDS encoding family 2 encapsulin nanocompartment cargo protein polyprenyl transferase, which yields MTTLSTVRGSAGSSGAAEPAAAVLARARTLVEPALRAAIDALPESTARPSGYHFGWWDATGSPAAESGGKALRPALALTSAAAAGGDREAAVPAAVAVELVHNFSLLHDDVMDGDATRRHRPTVWAVFGVDTAILAGDALLAAAIDVLAASGAPATVPAIRGLCAAVQALIDGQAADLRFEQTTTVRLEDVLEMAANKTGALLSASCSLGALLGGAAPAQAALLGSFGSHVGLAFQIVDDLLGIWGDPAVTGKPVFSDLRNRKKSLPVLAALTSGTPAGRELMRRYDRDTAFTDAELPRIAELVADAGGRAWCHAHRDALLHQASEALAAASCSPSAAAELTALAHLATHRSY from the coding sequence GTGACAACCCTCTCCACGGTACGGGGCTCCGCCGGGTCGTCCGGCGCGGCGGAGCCCGCCGCCGCGGTGCTGGCCCGCGCCCGCACCCTGGTGGAACCGGCGCTGCGGGCCGCGATCGACGCGCTGCCCGAGTCCACGGCACGGCCGAGCGGATATCACTTCGGCTGGTGGGACGCGACCGGCAGCCCGGCCGCGGAGTCCGGCGGGAAGGCGCTGCGCCCCGCGCTCGCGCTCACCTCGGCCGCCGCGGCCGGCGGCGACCGGGAGGCGGCCGTGCCCGCCGCGGTCGCGGTCGAGCTGGTGCACAACTTCTCGCTGCTGCACGACGACGTGATGGACGGCGACGCCACCCGGCGGCACCGGCCGACGGTCTGGGCGGTCTTCGGCGTCGACACCGCGATCCTGGCCGGGGACGCGCTGCTCGCCGCCGCGATCGACGTGCTGGCCGCGTCCGGGGCGCCGGCGACCGTACCCGCGATCCGGGGTCTGTGCGCCGCGGTGCAGGCGCTGATCGACGGCCAGGCCGCCGACCTGCGATTCGAGCAGACCACGACGGTACGGCTGGAGGACGTCCTCGAGATGGCCGCCAACAAGACCGGCGCGCTGCTCAGCGCGTCCTGCTCGCTCGGCGCGCTGCTCGGCGGCGCGGCGCCCGCACAGGCCGCGCTGCTCGGCTCGTTCGGCTCGCACGTCGGGCTCGCGTTCCAGATCGTCGACGACCTGCTCGGCATCTGGGGCGACCCGGCCGTCACCGGCAAGCCGGTCTTCTCCGACCTGCGCAACCGGAAGAAGTCGCTGCCGGTGCTGGCCGCGCTCACCTCCGGCACGCCGGCCGGCCGGGAACTGATGCGCCGCTACGACCGGGACACCGCGTTCACCGACGCGGAACTGCCCCGGATCGCCGAACTGGTCGCCGACGCCGGCGGCCGGGCCTGGTGCCACGCCCACCGGGACGCGCTGCTCCACCAGGCCTCCGAGGCACTGGCGGCCGCCTCCTGTTCACCCTCGGCGGCAGCGGAATTGACCGCGCTGGCACATCTGGCGACCCACCGGTCGTACTGA
- a CDS encoding cellulose binding domain-containing protein yields the protein MTTESAASVEIEIEVEVEHPAERVWRALTEPRLLRQWFAETDLKPRVGAFFQLSGTDLPGLQPDPEAEQPDQGSTVEGEVVGVETGERLVLFLHGPGLVSRLRWELSAADEQHTRILLHQSWREGAGSEAELADKRIAYETALGQPLAAVLDWLAFGEVDLEGMRGRRGQETVILPRLSVARLRSMRVPLVIAGVAVVIGLAAVTAGIIWGRGAMDGDVAAESGVTAVTSSPMPPETTGDAPPVTSSTSNALPSPSATATRSPAPDAAALLPSFSPPASPTGPAPTPAEDVLTAAYATDGDWAFGYRGKVSLTNPGVFQNGTWTVVLTLKNPITVTKADGATFTQSGETVTFTPAAGVSPIGASGGTGSFTFEADLKGALFADREPTACTINGRACTGV from the coding sequence GTGACGACGGAGAGCGCCGCGAGCGTCGAGATCGAGATCGAGGTGGAGGTCGAGCACCCCGCCGAGCGGGTCTGGCGTGCGCTCACCGAGCCGCGCCTGCTTCGCCAGTGGTTCGCCGAGACCGACCTGAAGCCGCGCGTCGGAGCGTTCTTCCAGCTCTCCGGCACCGACCTGCCCGGCCTGCAGCCCGACCCCGAGGCCGAGCAGCCCGACCAGGGCTCCACGGTCGAGGGCGAGGTCGTCGGCGTCGAGACCGGCGAGCGGCTGGTGCTCTTCCTGCACGGTCCCGGCCTGGTGTCCCGCCTGCGCTGGGAGCTCAGCGCGGCCGACGAGCAGCACACCCGGATCCTGCTGCACCAGTCCTGGCGCGAGGGCGCCGGATCCGAGGCCGAGCTGGCCGACAAGCGCATCGCGTACGAGACCGCGCTCGGCCAGCCGCTCGCGGCCGTGCTCGACTGGCTCGCGTTCGGCGAGGTCGACCTGGAGGGCATGCGCGGCCGCCGCGGCCAGGAGACCGTGATCCTGCCCCGGCTCAGCGTCGCGCGGCTGCGCAGCATGCGGGTGCCGCTGGTGATCGCGGGCGTGGCCGTGGTGATCGGCCTGGCCGCGGTGACCGCCGGCATCATCTGGGGCCGCGGCGCCATGGACGGCGACGTGGCCGCGGAGTCCGGCGTCACCGCCGTCACGTCCTCGCCGATGCCGCCGGAGACGACCGGCGACGCACCGCCGGTCACGTCCTCGACCAGTAACGCGCTGCCGTCCCCGAGCGCGACCGCGACGCGATCCCCGGCACCGGACGCCGCCGCGCTGCTGCCGAGCTTCTCGCCGCCGGCCTCGCCGACCGGCCCGGCACCGACCCCGGCCGAGGACGTGCTGACGGCCGCGTACGCGACGGACGGCGACTGGGCGTTCGGCTACCGCGGCAAGGTCTCGCTGACCAACCCGGGCGTGTTCCAGAACGGCACCTGGACCGTCGTGCTCACGCTCAAGAACCCGATCACGGTGACCAAGGCCGACGGCGCCACCTTCACCCAGTCGGGTGAAACCGTCACGTTCACCCCGGCCGCCGGCGTGTCGCCGATCGGCGCCTCCGGCGGGACGGGTTCGTTCACCTTCGAGGCCGACCTGAAGGGCGCCCTCTTCGCCGACCGCGAGCCCACCGCCTGCACCATCAACGGCCGCGCCTGCACCGGCGTCTGA
- a CDS encoding class I SAM-dependent methyltransferase encodes MSARALSFGSVAEAYERFRPGYPPELHDLVTGYAGRPIRTALEIGAGTGKATRLFARPGTTVTATEPDAAMLAELRRHVPPGVRTVHSTFEDLRPAGSFDLVYAAAALHWTAPDGRWPRIAAMLEAGGTFASFGGPIRLADPAVDAAVQAARAPFLDTDEFPSPDGTPPEQEMQWPGTELQRCDLFTDVRQSTIARRVTVSAAGYIGHLSTISAYLLLPPPVRDQLFRAIGAVLPPTVTLVTDITAHLARRVP; translated from the coding sequence ATGTCTGCTCGCGCGTTGAGCTTCGGGTCGGTCGCGGAGGCCTACGAACGATTCCGGCCGGGCTATCCACCGGAACTCCACGACCTCGTGACCGGCTACGCGGGCCGCCCGATCCGCACGGCGCTGGAGATCGGCGCCGGCACCGGCAAGGCCACCCGCCTGTTCGCCCGCCCCGGCACCACCGTCACCGCGACCGAACCCGACGCCGCCATGCTCGCCGAGCTGCGCCGGCACGTACCCCCCGGCGTCCGGACCGTGCACAGCACGTTCGAGGACCTGCGGCCGGCCGGATCGTTCGACCTGGTCTACGCGGCCGCCGCACTGCACTGGACCGCGCCGGACGGCCGCTGGCCGCGCATCGCCGCCATGCTGGAGGCCGGCGGCACGTTCGCCTCGTTCGGCGGCCCGATCCGCCTCGCCGACCCGGCCGTCGACGCCGCGGTCCAGGCCGCCCGCGCGCCGTTCCTGGACACCGACGAGTTCCCCTCCCCGGACGGCACCCCGCCCGAGCAAGAAATGCAGTGGCCCGGCACCGAACTCCAGCGCTGCGACCTGTTCACCGACGTCCGCCAGTCCACGATCGCACGCCGCGTCACGGTCAGCGCCGCCGGCTACATCGGCCACCTCTCCACGATCTCCGCCTACCTCCTACTGCCGCCGCCGGTCCGCGACCAGCTCTTCCGCGCCATCGGGGCCGTCCTCCCACCCACCGTCACGCTCGTCACCGACATCACCGCGCACCTCGCCCGCCGCGTCCCCTGA